In Drosophila biarmipes strain raj3 unplaced genomic scaffold, RU_DBia_V1.1 ptg000007l, whole genome shotgun sequence, the following are encoded in one genomic region:
- the LOC127011735 gene encoding larval cuticle protein 65Ag1-like: MKFLIVFVALFAVAFVDALPEAYIENLESEVGPESYSFNFKTSDGQQGEAKGVLNNVGSDHESLAVKGSFSYVGDDGKTYEVTYLFTI, translated from the exons ATGAAGTTCCTGATTGTCTTCGTCGCCCTCTTCGCGGTGGCTTTTGTCGATGCCCTTCCTGAAGCCTACATCGAAAACTTGGAGTCCGAAGTTGGACCCGAAAGCTATTCCTTCAA CTTTAAGACGAGCGATGGCCAGCAGGGTGAGGCTAAGGGAGTGCTAAACAATGTCGGCAGCGACCACGAGTCCCTTGCTGTCAAGGGATCCTTTTCCTACGTGGGCGACGATGGTAAGACCTACGAAGTCACCTACCTTTTCACTATATGA